A window of Seriola aureovittata isolate HTS-2021-v1 ecotype China chromosome 17, ASM2101889v1, whole genome shotgun sequence genomic DNA:
tctttatttttttaagacattctgacaaaatgtgtttttcaactTCTGAAAAAGTTCCCTTAACTCACCTTCATAACTGTAGTCTTGGCTCCCTCCAGCACCCCCCGTCACCTGGCTCGGGTAGGCAGTGCTATAAGAGTACCCGCCCGTTGCCCCCTGGTTCTGGCTGAAACTCTTTTTTCCCTGGCCATAACCCTGGCCATACTGGTTATAGGAGCCCTGCCCCGAGGGGCTGCTGGACTGGTAACCCCCTGCAGATCCACTGTTTGCCCCTGGGGGGCCTGGAAAGGGTGACTTCCCTCCCTTGTGCATAGGGGGTTTCTTTTTGGGGGCCTTGGCGGCAGAGGTGGCAGTGTAGGCTCCGTCATTCTGGTAGTATGAACCATAGGAGCCCTGTGCTGATCCTGGTGCTGTGCTGGGTGGAGGGCCACCTGTTGGGCTGGTTGATGCCCCGGCTCCTCCATTTGTGCCACCATTGTTGTAGTAATCTGGGAAATAACAGCAGGGCACAATCTTAAAATGGgtataatttataattaatgatatattttatcatctactaCTTATATATTTGCCCTGTGAGATACACTCAGGTTTAATTAACTCAGAGCCTGGAGTAAGACAGTAGTGAAGGatgacatttattaaaaaaaaaagacaaaacatataaaaacagctAGAGCAAGAAGTCTCCCCTTCCCAAACATACATGAAATTTTCCATTTCAGCCAGTCTGTGTGCAAACCTAGTGCCAACAGCCTCAGTTCATCAGTGCCTGATGTTGTTACAGATGGGATACTGCAACTACCACACACTGCCAACGTTAAGACCATCATGCATTCAGTGTAGCTATGACTAAACAGTGTTGCTGatatgacacagaaacagcaggttTTACATAAACAGTGTGGCcatttttttccaaagcaagacagaaaatacaaaatcagCTTAATGAATGGAAGTGACAGAAAGGCATTAGAATGAGATAAAAAACAATTCAtgattttctcagttttctcgTCTAGGTAAACAGTATGGAGACAGATAAGAGACCAGGCTGTTGCGGTCTTGACATTAATCCAAAAAAAGGCAGTTACGTTGTCCAGCTCCCACAGGCTTTCACTTAATCATGATCCAGAAACAAAGCCGTGTCCCATGCCTGACACATGGAGGCAATCTACAATAAATCAGCCCTGCCGTCTAGGGAGGTCCAGGTGTTCAGGTACATCCACGGCAAGTTGAGAGAACAGAAGGCGACTTATGGCCACGTGCATGCAGTGGCAGACCGTCTCCCCGAGGTATCAGGATATGACAAGTGGATTGGCAAGACGGGGCGGAGATGTTGTTGTCACTTTATTCCCAGGGTTGCGGACTTGGTGGTGAAGGGAGTTCATGATGCTGCTGGAACACTATTGTGTattttgtccatgtttttatCCTCTCTAGAGGactgtttttgattttctaAGACTGGGGAAGATCTATGTCGCAAACTCGTGGTAGCCATAGCAGTCTGAGACAAAGTCACCTAAAGAGTGAGACAGGGCAGAGAAGggaagaaaatatcaaaattagatttgtttatttttttctgccataaaaAGTGGCAGTCGAATGACTCATTTGGTCAGATTGTGTTTAAAAGTGAGTTGttgggtttattttattttattttttttagatttctcTGCTCCTGTCACGCTCAGGTAGGTCAGTCCTCAGAACAGGCTGCCAGAAGGAAGAAAGGGGGTTCTCATAAGAGGGGGCTTGTCAAAAACAGATTCAATCCTGTGGCTTAAAGCagagaaatgtaaaatcatTGAACTGGGAACATCCCAACATGTTTAAGTATTAATATATGGTCTTGTTTGCTGTATTCTGGCAAGAAACTGTTTTCTGTATTAGGCTACATTCTCTGTTCAGGTTGTGAGAGCACAGGTGAGAAGTGGtaaaggccttttttttttttttctctccagagTCCTGGGGAGATGCACCATCCCGCCGCAGGACACATCATCATCTATGCTGACACAGTGGCTCACacatttgtttgcatttctctctggGTAAATGAAAGCCTAACCTTCttaaaagcagcacagaaaagAGCACATATCCAGTCAAACCAGGATCATAAAAGGTGAAATGAACACTCACTGTATCCGGAGTTAGCATTGTTCCCGTAACCGTATGTTCCGAAGCCGCCTGGAACGAGACACGAATTTAAATTTAATCCTGTTAATTATGTCTTTTTTACCGGTATATACAATACGTCTGCTACAGAAAGAGTGAGTTTTTACCTCCTTGGCCGTAGCCTCCTCCATTATTGAAGCCCCTGCCCCTTCCGCGACCtcgtcctcctctccctctgcctctgggCGTAGCTGCGTCTCCGCCTCCAGAAGCTCCCATCATGCCAAAACCTGGAGTGTGctaaaagaggaaacaaacttTGGGTTTCTCATCAACGTCGCCATTAAAGATGAAATCTAAATTCATctcataaatataaattatatataaaaccttCTTTGCACATATTTGAGGAAACactgttttagatttttaagttttttggTGGGCGTGTCCCTCAGCAGTGGTTGACTGACATGTGGCGTCCAGCATTAAGAGACACCGTTAACTTTACACTGCTACTGCAGTTAACCTGTGTCGCCTATGAATGTTGCTGCAGGGTGTTTTTGTCCTTCCACACAGTTGGTTACGTAACATTAGCAATTGAAACCATCTGTTCCATCTAACAACAACAATTTCCGAGAAGAATCATGCTGTTAAATTTGTATTTCACTCAGAAAGTAATGTTTCGTCCAAGTAAGCTTTACAAGTTTATACCTGATTcatgtaataaaacaaaatttgcTTAGCTTGCTTAAAATTAGCACCCACTAAACattcctttttatttgttgtatctCAACATCTGCTGAGTCATTGgcagctctcacacactcaaCTCGTCCGACATTACACAAAGGAGGGGGGGGTCTAGCTAGATTAACCATCTCTTCTTTAATGGACCCAGTTTGTGGCAATGTGTCGTCCTTTAACCTCAGCATGTTACTCAACAATTTGAATTGCGACACGGATTAACTCATTAAGCTGATGCTGAAATCACATATACAAAGATGTGAGCCTGACTTGATGCTTACCATGGGTggtccctttttctttttagccgCCTCGGCAACAGAGCCTTCGGGGAAGAGCCGCTCCAAAGCAGCCAGGGCAGCATAAGCCTTAGCCACCTTCTTATTGGATCCTGTCCCCTGGAACTTCTGACCGTCAATCTCCACCTCCATGACAAAGCGTTTGTCATGGCTGCCACCAGTCTCTGAGATGAGCTCATACTTGAGGCCACGACGTTTCTCGTTCAGCTCCATCACGGGGTTCTTGCCGTGTTTAGTCAGGATTGGTCCCTGTTGACGAGCAGTctgagaagagagggagacggTCAGTAAAATAAGAGCATTcagcagcaaaagaaaaatctccaaaacacaaaaagggaGTAGCTTCATACCTCTACTGCATCAGTGGCGTCTGCACTGGCTGCTCCCGTGGCAGCCGTGCTCGTTTCAATAGGCGTTACTACTGGCCTCAATTCCTCCACAGCTACAGCCGTCTCCTCTGATTTTACCGTCTCAGCAGTCTTTAGTTCCACTCCCGTGGGCAGACCCATGTCCTGCAGGACCTGAAATTGTCCACAAAAAGACTCACTGCTGTTTAAATATCCAggaatgtaaataaaactgtgacatggcagaaaaacagaggtcagaggagatgTTAAATCctatcatttatttaataattaaagtCCCACTGCACATGCTGTGCTCACCTTTACAGCTACATGTAGCTTGGCAGTGCGCTTGGATGGACCGGAGGCCTCAAAGGTCTTGCCGTCCACTTCTACGGCCATAGTGAAGACTGGAACATGAACTGGGCCAGTCTGGGATATGAGTTTGTACTGGAGACCTGGCTTCAGCTGATTGAGCCTCATCAGAGCGTTCATGGCCTGGGGAGGCTCGGCCTTCTCCTctggagctgggggggggggggggggcagaatgAAGGTATTATATGACCCATTCTTTGAACAGCACCATATGCGTAGATATCCAAAGAGATGTGACCTCCTCTTTCCATCGTTCGCTGCTTTTATCGTATGTTTTCGACCGCTCTAATGTGTTGGTCAATGATAATTTCATGTCAGATTGATAGTTGTGATTGTGTTTTAGGTAACTGCCAACAAACACAAGAGCTAAAAAAGAGCACTTACATTTCTTCTGtagctttttcttcttcttattggGGCTCTTGTCATCagttccctcctcttcctcaatGGGCCTTTTCATTGGTGGGGCATATGCCGTACTGGGTGGGATTTGTActgaataacacacacaataagTGCCATAAGAACATAGGCACATACACCATAATATATAATCAACAGGTTCTGGTGTGACTGTTGTGGATTACTCAAATATCACAGGTAAACCCATTTTACCTGTGTAATCAATCGGAGTCTCACTACGAGGTTTCTTGGGCATCTTAGAGGGAAGGGGATCCATTCCAAGCACTTTGTGAAGCTGTCCGAAAGCTGACAACCTTAAGGCATGCTGGAAAAACGACAGGCAGTGTGAATTTCACTTTTACTCTagtgaaagcacacacacaaattcttttttttttttttttaatcttactcACTTGTGCACTTGCTGTGAtgtcttctctctgctggtggTCCAAGTGACCGATAGCATCTGTGGCCTCCTTCTCACATGGATCAGAGATTCCAGCCCCATCTACAACACAAAGCAACGAACACTTAAAATGCAATAGTGcattaaaacaaagttacacacacacacacttagagaaTAGGCTCCAGACACATACCTGCCATGAGGATTCCTGAAGCCAGACACTCTAAAACTCTCCTCAGAGCTTCTCCTGCCCCCATGGGCCGGTTCCCTGTACCAATGGCTTTCTCACAGATCAGCTCCAGGGGCTGCAcagcagggggagagagggagaccgTGTTCAACGATGCTATTTTTAAGCTTTGGCTCCTAACACAGAGAGATTCTAGGTCACTGCATTAGATAGTATCTCAACAACCGTGATGGTGGTgctttgctttttcttgttgttgtttccagGCAGACAAAGGTTTATCAAAGGGTTGTGTTGAGGTTAATAAAGAGGGCTTTCAAGTTTTGAGCAAACAAATCAGGCTGAAGAAAACAACCTCCTACATGTTTCACACTTCCCAGAAGCCCACGACCAGCGGAGCTTTGGCATGCTGAAGCTGTACAGGGGAGGTTTTCACTCACCCAACCTCGAAGCGGGGCCCATGTAGGGACGCGGGCGCACAGGTCCCTTAGTATCCGGATGACAATGACACAGGAGCGGAGTCCATTAGCTCTGGCCTGGAGACACAAGCagggaaggggggagggaggggcacGAGGAGGACAAGCAGCCTTAGTCATGAAGAAGACCATGTGGGGTATAGAGCAAGATAAACATCCAAattaatggaaataaataaaaatgaagccaCACAGACTAACAGCTtagctttgtcattatggaaaTGTTCAGAGATAGTGGAAGTTAGAATAATGTTTGATCACTTTGTTGCGAGACCCTACTTATAACCTTTCACATTTATGGCTGTGAGTCAATAGCCAACATGATTGATGGAATAGTTATCAGACATAAAACATTTGtctataggaaaaaaaaaaaaaaacatgcttaaGATCAAgaggaaaagagtgaaaaaagcTACCTCGAACTTAATACCAGCTTTAAAGTGAGAACCAGGTGAATTACTCAAAAAAGGAGGTGCTGATTGGTGCTGTCATTGAAAGGGGTAATGGTTAAGTTAGTGACAGTTAAAAACTATGACTCAAGGTGCAATATTCCTGTTGATTTTGTGGCACACAGAGTAACAGAAACAGCCAGAGAGCAGGAAAAAGTTGAGGCCACATACTCTAcaaaaaacaagctgcagagaTGGAGCACTGATTGTTATAGTGTGAAAGCCAAAGATGACACAGGCCACAACACTGTGATGAGTTATTATCAACATGGTTCACTACGAAAGACATTTTCTCTCCAAAACTACAGAATGGGGCAGCAAAAAGTGCTCTACGAGTAGCTTgcattaatgtgaaaataacaacaactcACTCACACCAACGCTGAAAGTATAGAAATATTGCACCTGGATACATGCCGTATTAGTCCcagattttttgtgtgtgctgatTTGAGTTAAGCAGCTCTGTGGGAGACTAATGAACTCAGGGACTAAAAAGCAGCAATGAACATCTTTTAAAATGGCACTGCAATAGAACCTGTTAAGTGAGCAAAGCAACTCTACAACAGTGTAATGACAAAGGTTTCCTAAGAAACAAACATCCAGATCATCAAATATTACTACAGGAAGTACACTTCAAAggagtaaataaagaaaaaaacacatgaaacgcccaaataaatgacaaaagaaCATACAGCATAGAACCAAAACTCAAAACTACTTCTGTTTTAGAGACAAATAAAGACAAGATCCAAACCTGGAACCACTTAGCGTGGCGGAGAGACGCCAAGGCAGTTAGGCATTTCTGCCTGTCCAGAACATCCGGGGGATCGTTGACTGAAAGCGTTTCTATTGGCAGGTGGAATAAGAAGACAAGGTACAGTTTGACCAAGGGGAGTTCTGTCAGCCGGCCAGGGGGAACACAGGCAGCCTTCCCAAACcacaggcaggaggaggaaggggaggggggccCCTCCACTGGAGAACCATCAAACGCTCTCAACCTCCCAGTTAATATGGTTTTTGCACGACCCGGCACACAATTATTTAACTTAAAAACCCCACCGGAACGACAGTATTGTAAAGTGGGTTATAAATGGActta
This region includes:
- the ilf3b gene encoding interleukin enhancer-binding factor 3 homolog isoform X1, with protein sequence MPPPMRHRSMRVFMNDDRHVMAKHSAIYPTQEELESVQNMVSYTERALKAVSDWLDKQEKGTSKSDSDSTDTDKESEHKDQATRSLRGVMRVGLVAKGLLLKGDLDLELVLLCKDKPTISLLKKVSENLVTQLKPIIEDKYVVTQHIREASIVIKNSKEPPLTLTIHLTSPLVREEIERAAAGETLSVNDPPDVLDRQKCLTALASLRHAKWFQARANGLRSCVIVIRILRDLCARVPTWAPLRGWPLELICEKAIGTGNRPMGAGEALRRVLECLASGILMADGAGISDPCEKEATDAIGHLDHQQREDITASAQHALRLSAFGQLHKVLGMDPLPSKMPKKPRSETPIDYTVQIPPSTAYAPPMKRPIEEEEGTDDKSPNKKKKKLQKKSPEEKAEPPQAMNALMRLNQLKPGLQYKLISQTGPVHVPVFTMAVEVDGKTFEASGPSKRTAKLHVAVKVLQDMGLPTGVELKTAETVKSEETAVAVEELRPVVTPIETSTAATGAASADATDAVETARQQGPILTKHGKNPVMELNEKRRGLKYELISETGGSHDKRFVMEVEIDGQKFQGTGSNKKVAKAYAALAALERLFPEGSVAEAAKKKKGPPMHTPGFGMMGASGGGDAATPRGRGRGGRGRGRGRGFNNGGGYGQGGGFGTYGYGNNANSGYNYYNNGGTNGGAGASTSPTGGPPPSTAPGSAQGSYGSYYQNDGAYTATSAAKAPKKKPPMHKGGKSPFPGPPGANSGSAGGYQSSSPSGQGSYNQYGQGYGQGKKSFSQNQGATGGYSYSTAYPSQVTGGAGGSQDYSYEGFSNQSNYNAQGGGGNQGFGNNHSQYHNPVGYGRGDGSMNYQYR
- the ilf3b gene encoding interleukin enhancer-binding factor 3 homolog isoform X2, encoding MPPPMRHRSMRVFMNDDRHVMAKHSAIYPTQEELESVQNMVSYTERALKAVSDWLDKQEKGTSKSDSDSTDTDKESEHKDQATRSLRGVMRVGLVAKGLLLKGDLDLELVLLCKDKPTISLLKKVSENLVTQLKPIIEDKYVVTQHIREASIVIKNSKEPPLTLTIHLTSPLVREEIERAAAGETLSVNDPPDVLDRQKCLTALASLRHAKWFQARANGLRSCVIVIRILRDLCARVPTWAPLRGWPLELICEKAIGTGNRPMGAGEALRRVLECLASGILMADGAGISDPCEKEATDAIGHLDHQQREDITASAQHALRLSAFGQLHKVLGMDPLPSKMPKKPRSETPIDYTVQIPPSTAYAPPMKRPIEEEEGTDDKSPNKKKKKLQKKSPEEKAEPPQAMNALMRLNQLKPGLQYKLISQTGPVHVPVFTMAVEVDGKTFEASGPSKRTAKLHVAVKVLQDMGLPTGVELKTAETVKSEETAVAVEELRPVVTPIETSTAATGAASADATDAVETARQQGPILTKHGKNPVMELNEKRRGLKYELISETGGSHDKRFVMEVEIDGQKFQGTGSNKKVAKAYAALAALERLFPEGSVAEAAKKKKGPPMHTPGFGMMGASGGGDAATPRGRGRGGRGRGRGRGFNNGGGYGQGGGFGTYGYGNNANSGYSDFVSDCYGYHEFAT